From Rudanella lutea DSM 19387, a single genomic window includes:
- a CDS encoding ABC transporter ATP-binding protein: MKTYFRILSYARPLGRFLAPFLATSLLASVFGVLNFTLLIPLLNVLFNQVSPEEVTKILNKPAPSLSLDTSFTDVFQYYFAQFFQAYGQVGALQFVCAFIVSSVLLNNVFKYLSVRQLEGFKARMVSRLREAVFDRAVRLHLGYFSNERKGNLIARIMTDVQEVEGSIANTLSAASKEFFLLIAYIGGLFYISTKLTFFALLVIPVSGVFISTLVRRMKRDAQDGQQRLASILSILDETFGGMRVVKGFNAEGFVLDKFRTENNGYRDSVRSLAFRRELASPFSETMGVLVVAGILLYGGSLVLSGQSELSAAEFISYIAMFSQVTRPAKEISNAFSSSQRGIAAGDRVLQLIDTPQGVADRPGAQAIQTFDRAIEVRNVSFAYEKGVPVLSEVNFTLQKGKTIALVGSSGGGKSTIADLIPRFYDPTEGQILIDGHDLRDITVASLRDQMGIVTQESILFNDTIFNNIAFGSQATPEQVEQAARIANAHDFISQQPNGYQTLIGDRGSRLSGGQRQRISIARAVLKNPPILILDEATSALDTESEKLVQEALTRLMANRTTLVIAHRLSTIQHADEILVVHQGRIVERGSHQDLLSLDAGFYRRLSTLQQV; this comes from the coding sequence ATGAAGACGTACTTTCGCATTTTGTCGTACGCCCGTCCGCTGGGCCGCTTCCTGGCGCCGTTTTTGGCGACCTCGCTGTTGGCCAGCGTGTTTGGGGTACTCAATTTTACCTTGCTGATTCCGCTGCTCAACGTTTTGTTTAATCAGGTAAGCCCCGAAGAGGTAACCAAAATCCTGAACAAGCCTGCCCCGTCGCTATCGCTGGATACCTCCTTCACCGACGTTTTTCAGTACTACTTCGCGCAGTTTTTCCAGGCCTACGGGCAGGTGGGGGCGTTGCAGTTTGTGTGCGCCTTCATTGTTTCGTCGGTCCTGCTCAACAATGTGTTTAAGTATCTGTCGGTAAGGCAGTTGGAGGGCTTCAAGGCGCGTATGGTGTCGCGGCTGCGCGAGGCCGTTTTCGACCGGGCGGTACGTCTGCATCTGGGGTATTTTTCCAACGAGCGCAAAGGCAACCTGATTGCCCGCATCATGACCGACGTGCAGGAGGTGGAAGGCTCCATTGCCAACACCCTGTCGGCGGCTTCCAAAGAGTTTTTTCTGCTCATTGCCTACATTGGCGGCCTGTTTTACATCTCTACCAAGCTGACCTTTTTTGCGCTGCTCGTGATTCCGGTGTCGGGTGTGTTTATTTCGACGCTTGTGCGCCGGATGAAGCGCGACGCGCAGGATGGTCAGCAGCGGCTGGCGAGTATCCTGAGTATTCTCGACGAAACCTTTGGTGGTATGCGCGTGGTGAAAGGATTCAATGCCGAGGGGTTTGTGCTCGACAAGTTTCGGACCGAAAACAACGGGTACCGCGATTCGGTGCGGTCGTTGGCGTTCCGGCGCGAGTTGGCGTCGCCCTTCTCCGAAACCATGGGCGTGCTCGTGGTGGCCGGTATTCTTTTGTACGGTGGGTCGTTGGTCTTGTCGGGGCAATCGGAGTTGTCGGCGGCCGAGTTTATTTCGTACATCGCTATGTTTTCGCAGGTGACCCGCCCGGCCAAAGAGATTTCCAACGCGTTCAGCAGCTCGCAGCGGGGCATTGCCGCCGGCGACCGGGTGCTTCAGCTCATTGACACCCCGCAGGGCGTAGCCGACCGCCCCGGTGCGCAGGCGATTCAGACGTTCGACCGGGCCATTGAGGTTCGCAACGTATCGTTTGCCTACGAAAAAGGCGTTCCGGTGCTGAGTGAGGTCAATTTTACCCTTCAGAAAGGAAAAACCATTGCGTTGGTAGGCTCGTCGGGTGGGGGTAAATCGACCATTGCCGACCTGATTCCTCGCTTTTACGACCCCACTGAGGGGCAGATTCTGATCGACGGGCACGACCTACGCGACATCACGGTGGCCTCTCTGCGCGATCAGATGGGCATTGTGACGCAGGAGAGCATCCTGTTCAACGACACAATTTTCAATAACATTGCTTTCGGAAGTCAGGCTACGCCCGAGCAGGTAGAGCAGGCCGCTCGCATTGCCAACGCGCACGACTTTATCAGTCAGCAACCCAACGGCTACCAAACCCTCATCGGCGACCGGGGTAGCCGTTTGTCGGGCGGGCAACGGCAACGAATCAGTATCGCCCGCGCCGTACTGAAAAATCCGCCTATTCTGATTCTCGACGAAGCGACCTCGGCTCTCGATACCGAGTCGGAAAAACTGGTGCAGGAGGCCCTCACCCGCCTGATGGCCAACCGCACGACGCTCGTGATTGCGCACCGGTTGAGCACCATTCAACATGCCGACGAGATTTTGGTGGTGCATCAGGGCCGTATTGTGGAACGGGGGAGCCATCAGGATTTGCTCTCGCTCGATGCCGGTTTTTACCGCCGTCTGAGCACGTTGCAGCAGGTGTAG
- a CDS encoding Ig-like domain-containing protein, which produces MTRFSTFCYVLLLTCLACDQVGQDVAPPTESVSTENEFLTLPDNPLAIDLKQLSELKTATTFRIDRQPASGDVTFAANGMLLYSPKMAFVAGDDSFTLSSASPGPDKPNTPVVFHVTMAPDATKLPCTVGVVADRAETPTNTPITIPVLKNDVFCDSQADVGTLRIEVAPRYGKARIEAGQVIYTPDKDFSGRETLVYRVCPVGGSAQDCVVATATVIVGNPATDCKLLLRNDEVAFRQRFATDSLIIPVLINDQLCKASRTLPLTLSKAPSGGSAYLTRSNTIVYKPLPNTATDQLRYRRCENGTCLEATVDISVRQPAANCALKANNNTFEFSLSNPTAAMRKGVVSLNVLGNDMLCAPLRSMIIKANPGNAPVQVLPNGQITYTLSANPMPGIISFTYELTDLQGQSSTATVKINLKP; this is translated from the coding sequence ATGACTCGTTTCTCTACGTTCTGTTATGTTTTGCTGCTGACTTGCCTTGCCTGCGATCAGGTTGGGCAGGATGTAGCGCCCCCTACTGAGAGCGTCAGCACCGAAAACGAGTTCCTGACCCTGCCCGACAACCCGCTGGCCATCGATCTGAAACAGCTCTCCGAACTAAAAACAGCTACTACCTTCCGCATTGACCGCCAACCGGCCTCTGGAGACGTTACGTTTGCGGCCAACGGTATGCTGCTTTATTCGCCCAAAATGGCTTTTGTCGCGGGCGACGACAGCTTTACGCTTTCCTCGGCCAGCCCAGGCCCCGACAAACCAAACACCCCCGTGGTGTTTCATGTAACAATGGCCCCCGACGCCACCAAACTGCCCTGTACCGTAGGTGTGGTGGCCGACCGGGCCGAGACGCCCACCAACACCCCTATCACGATCCCCGTTCTGAAAAACGATGTGTTTTGTGATAGCCAGGCCGATGTGGGCACCCTCCGTATCGAGGTAGCCCCCCGCTACGGCAAGGCACGAATCGAAGCCGGGCAGGTTATCTATACGCCCGACAAAGACTTTAGCGGCCGCGAGACCCTAGTTTATCGGGTGTGCCCCGTTGGTGGCTCCGCTCAGGATTGCGTAGTGGCTACCGCCACCGTTATTGTGGGCAACCCCGCCACCGACTGCAAGTTGCTGCTCCGAAACGACGAAGTAGCGTTTCGCCAGCGGTTTGCTACCGACTCCCTCATTATTCCGGTGCTGATCAACGATCAGCTCTGCAAAGCCAGTCGCACACTGCCGCTGACCTTGTCGAAAGCCCCGTCGGGTGGTAGCGCTTATCTCACCCGTAGCAACACCATTGTGTACAAGCCCCTGCCCAACACCGCTACCGATCAACTCCGGTACCGGCGTTGCGAAAACGGCACGTGTCTGGAAGCCACCGTCGACATCAGCGTTCGGCAGCCGGCCGCCAATTGCGCACTGAAAGCTAACAACAACACCTTTGAGTTTTCGCTGAGCAACCCCACAGCCGCCATGCGTAAAGGGGTGGTGAGCCTCAATGTGCTGGGCAACGATATGCTGTGCGCCCCGCTCCGGTCCATGATCATCAAGGCTAATCCGGGCAACGCTCCGGTGCAGGTTTTACCTAATGGTCAAATTACTTACACCCTCAGTGCCAATCCAATGCCGGGGATCATTAGTTTTACGTACGAACTGACCGACCTGCAGGGGCAGTCGAGTACCGCCACGGTAAAAATCAACCTCAAACCGTGA
- a CDS encoding RNA polymerase sigma factor: MTEIDLLRACQQHDVRAQTALYNLYKTRLMGLCRRYARSQPEAEDMFHEGFIRIFQQLHTLEQSEKLLPWMKRVMVNTAINVYHKNHKQQAETDLDDAWMHASDDHLDTLSRLGNYELLELIEQLPDGYRLVFNLYVIDGYNHVQIAEMLQIAEGTSKSQLARAKNLLKQKLKTLGIYSYEEH; the protein is encoded by the coding sequence ATGACCGAAATCGACCTGTTACGCGCGTGTCAGCAGCACGATGTGCGGGCCCAAACCGCCTTGTACAATCTGTACAAGACGCGTTTGATGGGCCTTTGCCGACGATACGCCCGCAGCCAGCCCGAAGCCGAAGACATGTTTCATGAGGGGTTCATCCGGATTTTTCAGCAGTTACACACCCTCGAACAGTCCGAAAAATTATTACCCTGGATGAAACGCGTGATGGTGAACACCGCCATCAATGTGTATCACAAAAATCATAAACAGCAAGCCGAAACCGACCTCGACGACGCCTGGATGCACGCGTCGGACGACCATCTGGACACCCTTTCGCGACTGGGTAATTACGAACTACTCGAACTAATTGAGCAACTCCCCGACGGGTATCGGCTGGTGTTTAACCTGTACGTCATCGACGGGTATAATCATGTTCAGATTGCCGAGATGCTCCAGATTGCCGAAGGCACCTCTAAATCGCAACTGGCGCGGGCCAAAAACCTGCTCAAACAAAAATTGAAAACATTGGGCATTTACAGCTATGAAGAACATTGA
- the hemE gene encoding uroporphyrinogen decarboxylase, translating to MNLQNDLLLRAARGEAVERVPVWMMRQAGRMLAEYRAVRQRAGDFITLAKTPELAAEVTIQPVDLLGVDAAIIFSDILVVPEAMGLPYEMVEARGPVFPTTVRTLADLDRLRVADAETDLGYVLDAIRLTKKELNNRVPLIGFAGAPFTIFCYMTEGKGSKTFSVAKKLLYTDPAFAHALLQRITDSTIAYLRAQVRAGANLIQIFDSWAGILSPEQYNTFSLPYIQQICDALNDATEGEVVPVTVFAKGAFFARQAIGQLSCLVVGLDWNMDPAESRVLVPNKTLQGNMDPCVLYADFDGVRAEVKRMLQAFGTQRYIANLGHGVYPDTDPDKARCFIESVKEYSA from the coding sequence ATGAATTTGCAAAACGATCTGTTGCTCCGGGCGGCCCGGGGCGAAGCTGTAGAGCGGGTGCCTGTTTGGATGATGCGTCAGGCGGGCCGGATGCTGGCCGAGTATCGGGCGGTTCGGCAACGGGCCGGTGACTTTATCACGCTCGCCAAAACCCCCGAACTGGCCGCTGAGGTAACCATTCAGCCGGTCGACCTGCTGGGTGTCGATGCGGCCATTATCTTCTCCGACATTCTGGTGGTGCCCGAAGCCATGGGGCTGCCTTACGAAATGGTTGAAGCCCGCGGGCCGGTGTTCCCGACTACCGTTCGGACCCTCGCCGACCTCGACCGCCTGCGGGTAGCCGATGCCGAGACCGATCTGGGTTACGTGCTCGACGCCATTCGGCTGACCAAAAAAGAGCTGAACAATCGGGTGCCGCTTATCGGTTTTGCCGGGGCGCCGTTCACTATTTTCTGCTACATGACTGAGGGTAAAGGCTCTAAAACGTTCTCAGTCGCCAAAAAGCTGCTGTACACCGACCCGGCTTTTGCCCACGCCTTGCTGCAACGCATTACCGATAGCACCATTGCGTACCTGCGGGCTCAGGTACGGGCGGGCGCCAACCTGATTCAGATTTTCGATTCGTGGGCGGGCATTCTGTCGCCCGAGCAGTACAATACCTTCTCGTTGCCTTACATTCAGCAAATCTGTGATGCCCTGAACGATGCCACCGAGGGCGAAGTGGTGCCGGTAACCGTGTTTGCCAAAGGGGCATTCTTTGCCCGGCAGGCCATTGGGCAGCTATCCTGCTTGGTGGTGGGCCTCGACTGGAACATGGACCCCGCCGAGTCGCGGGTGCTGGTACCGAACAAAACCTTGCAGGGCAACATGGACCCCTGCGTGCTCTACGCCGATTTCGATGGGGTTAGGGCCGAGGTGAAGCGGATGCTCCAGGCTTTTGGTACGCAACGATACATTGCCAACCTCGGTCACGGGGTCTACCCGGATACTGACCCCGACAAAGCCCGTTGCTTTATTGAGTCGGTAAAAGAGTATAGCGCGTAA
- a CDS encoding helix-turn-helix transcriptional regulator: protein MPITRSAFQRYRLIDEVISRYPRRYSKQRLFELCQEKCGIRSISSLEKDIQRMREDHDAPIAYDKRANGYYYTDPSFRLLQLMLNPDDMEALDYAREVLAATQGASVADELSNALQKVRQSLDIIREVKTDMPTRRVVYVEERILDGNRHYVPILVRAVNQNRQITFRYSKHESDEPAPARKEALPLRTLHPILLREVYDSWYVIGYDEKTGKERTFALDRMSDLEITDNPCDVPPAVMASVSELFEHIYGITDSSGPVEEIVLSFTPLRGRYVKAKPIHQSQEVVLDTDTECRIRLRLAPNRDLMMHLRSYGEDLTVLAPPSLVEAMRESLQATLTKYR, encoded by the coding sequence ATGCCTATCACCCGATCTGCCTTTCAGCGTTACCGACTCATTGACGAAGTCATCAGTCGCTACCCCCGCCGGTATTCCAAGCAAAGGTTGTTTGAGCTTTGTCAGGAGAAATGCGGTATCCGGTCTATCTCGTCGCTTGAAAAAGACATTCAGCGAATGCGTGAAGACCACGATGCCCCCATTGCTTACGACAAACGTGCCAATGGCTACTACTACACCGACCCCTCATTTCGGTTGTTGCAACTGATGCTCAACCCCGACGATATGGAAGCTCTCGACTACGCCCGCGAGGTATTGGCCGCTACGCAGGGTGCCTCGGTTGCCGACGAGCTGAGCAACGCCCTTCAGAAGGTACGGCAGAGCCTCGATATTATCCGGGAGGTGAAAACCGATATGCCTACCCGGCGAGTGGTGTACGTAGAAGAACGGATTCTGGATGGTAACCGGCATTACGTACCCATACTGGTCAGGGCGGTGAATCAGAACCGGCAGATTACCTTCCGATACAGCAAACACGAAAGCGACGAGCCGGCCCCCGCCCGCAAGGAGGCTCTCCCCCTCCGAACGCTGCACCCCATTTTACTCCGCGAAGTGTACGACAGTTGGTATGTGATCGGGTACGACGAGAAAACCGGTAAAGAGCGCACGTTTGCCCTCGACCGAATGAGCGACCTGGAAATTACGGATAACCCCTGCGACGTACCACCAGCCGTGATGGCGAGTGTGAGCGAGTTGTTCGAGCATATCTACGGCATTACCGACAGCAGTGGCCCGGTTGAGGAGATCGTATTGTCGTTTACGCCGTTGCGTGGCCGGTACGTGAAAGCCAAACCCATTCACCAGAGCCAAGAGGTGGTGCTCGACACCGATACCGAGTGCCGAATCCGGCTCCGGCTCGCGCCCAACCGTGACCTCATGATGCACCTGCGCAGCTATGGCGAAGACCTCACCGTGTTGGCCCCCCCCAGCCTGGTCGAAGCCATGCGCGAGTCGTTGCAGGCTACGCTGACCAAGTACCGGTAA
- a CDS encoding PQQ-dependent sugar dehydrogenase — protein MKLIFTFFVFISSLAVTLTFAQTPVVRLKTVTGGLFHPIDLASMDANRHLIGQANGKVRLVENGILNPTPYLDISPLVQDTSYNGIFGLCVHPQFAVNGYLYVQYFRKTDKAAVVARYTRDSLNPNRANPASAQVVFVVPYPTFGHRSGRMAFGPDGYLYITTGDSAPGDRGSIGDPNGYAQNPRSPFGKLFRIDVDKGNPYAIPPGNPFTTPNDSIPDELYAVGLRNPWRWSFDRLTGDLWIADVGQDGWEEVNFTPAGATAPQNYGWRCYEGNVPYVTTGCSATTTYAMPLHTYAGYNNNSNQLASVTGGFVYRGERYPELQGWYIYGDWNAGTIWTLRRNTATGTYQNVQQAASVANLVSFGEGADGELYVLSFNSGTLYQITTDAIVSRQTGDWHTASTWDCACIPSASSRVVVAPGHKVTVGQPAPVRSVRVLGGLRFEGGGVLRY, from the coding sequence ATGAAGTTAATCTTTACCTTTTTTGTGTTTATAAGTAGTCTCGCGGTGACGCTGACGTTCGCGCAGACGCCCGTCGTCAGGCTCAAAACGGTAACTGGCGGGCTCTTCCATCCGATTGATCTGGCTTCAATGGATGCCAACCGACACCTGATCGGGCAGGCCAACGGTAAAGTGCGGCTGGTGGAGAACGGGATTCTCAACCCAACACCTTATCTGGACATCAGTCCGCTTGTGCAGGATACGTCGTATAACGGTATTTTCGGCCTTTGTGTGCACCCTCAGTTTGCCGTTAATGGTTACCTGTACGTGCAGTATTTCCGCAAAACGGATAAAGCCGCTGTAGTGGCTCGCTACACCCGTGATTCGCTCAACCCCAACCGGGCCAACCCGGCATCGGCACAGGTTGTATTTGTGGTGCCTTACCCTACGTTTGGCCATCGGTCGGGCCGCATGGCGTTTGGGCCCGATGGGTATTTGTACATCACAACCGGCGACTCGGCTCCCGGCGACCGGGGTTCGATTGGCGACCCCAACGGATACGCGCAGAACCCGCGCAGTCCGTTTGGTAAGCTATTTCGGATTGATGTCGATAAGGGAAACCCCTACGCTATTCCGCCCGGTAACCCGTTTACTACCCCGAACGATAGTATTCCTGATGAGTTGTACGCTGTGGGTTTGCGAAACCCCTGGCGCTGGAGCTTCGACCGGCTCACCGGTGATCTTTGGATTGCCGATGTGGGGCAGGATGGCTGGGAGGAGGTAAACTTTACACCCGCCGGGGCCACGGCTCCGCAGAATTACGGCTGGCGATGCTACGAAGGCAATGTGCCGTACGTAACTACCGGTTGTAGTGCCACCACTACGTATGCGATGCCCCTGCATACCTATGCTGGGTACAATAACAACAGCAATCAGCTGGCATCGGTAACGGGCGGCTTTGTGTACCGGGGCGAACGCTACCCGGAGCTACAGGGCTGGTATATTTACGGCGACTGGAATGCAGGAACGATCTGGACGCTCCGGCGGAATACCGCTACCGGAACCTATCAAAATGTGCAACAGGCGGCTTCGGTAGCTAATCTGGTATCATTTGGCGAAGGTGCCGACGGCGAGCTGTATGTTCTGTCGTTCAATAGTGGTACGCTGTATCAGATCACGACAGATGCCATTGTGAGCCGCCAAACCGGCGACTGGCACACCGCATCGACCTGGGATTGTGCCTGCATCCCCTCGGCGAGTAGCCGGGTGGTGGTGGCGCCGGGGCACAAGGTTACGGTTGGGCAACCGGCCCCGGTACGTTCGGTGCGGGTGTTGGGTGGCCTACGCTTCGAGGGTGGGGGCGTACTTCGGTATTAG
- the purU gene encoding formyltetrahydrofolate deformylase, giving the protein MDGPDQRGLIYHVTNILFRQGLNIIRNDEYVSPDGQFFMRTEFESSNVQDQLDGPALLAQLSEGLDPAITLRLNPRKKKNVVLLVTKEHHCLGELLIRYAFDELDADILAVVSNYNHLQPLVSKFGIPFHYISHDHKTREEHEEAILRTLAIYEPEYLVLAKYMRVLTPEFVRHYPNRIINIHHSFLPAFVGASPYRQAYERGVKIIGATAHFVNNDLDEGPIITQDVKEVDHRHTATDMATMGRDVEKLVLSKALKLVFNDRVFIHNNRTVVF; this is encoded by the coding sequence ATGGACGGCCCCGACCAGAGAGGGCTAATTTACCACGTTACGAACATCTTATTCAGACAAGGTCTCAATATTATTCGGAACGATGAATATGTTAGCCCCGACGGGCAGTTTTTTATGCGAACCGAGTTTGAAAGCAGCAACGTGCAAGACCAGCTCGACGGCCCGGCTCTGTTGGCCCAGTTGAGCGAAGGCCTCGACCCCGCCATTACGCTTCGGCTCAACCCCCGCAAAAAGAAAAATGTGGTGTTGTTGGTTACTAAAGAACACCATTGCCTCGGCGAACTACTTATCCGGTACGCCTTTGATGAGCTTGATGCCGATATTTTGGCCGTTGTAAGCAACTACAACCACCTGCAACCGCTGGTGAGTAAGTTCGGCATTCCGTTTCACTATATCTCGCACGACCACAAAACCCGCGAAGAACACGAAGAGGCTATTCTACGTACGCTGGCTATTTACGAGCCCGAGTATCTGGTACTGGCCAAGTACATGCGTGTGCTCACGCCCGAGTTTGTGCGGCATTATCCCAACCGGATTATCAACATTCACCACTCGTTTTTGCCTGCTTTTGTGGGCGCAAGCCCGTACCGGCAGGCCTATGAGCGGGGCGTAAAAATTATTGGGGCCACGGCTCACTTTGTCAACAATGACCTCGACGAAGGACCCATTATCACGCAGGATGTGAAAGAGGTAGATCATCGGCATACGGCTACCGATATGGCCACTATGGGCCGCGATGTGGAGAAACTCGTTTTATCCAAAGCCCTCAAACTGGTTTTCAACGACCGGGTGTTTATTCACAACAACCGCACAGTGGTGTTTTAA
- a CDS encoding glycosyltransferase, producing MESVFSTTKRKLLIEIAWEVCNQVGGIYTVIRSKVPAMVEKWDDNYLLLGPYFPAKAAAEFEPITEPDETEIGQTVRKMRQLGYEVEYGYWLITGRPRVVLFNLQSVTDQLDAIKAGLWERHKLPTLGVEDLVNQTIAFGEMVRVFLTLLAEGHAKRVDFCAHFHEWMASTGLPDLRHDNVKVATVFTTHATMLGRYLAQNVEGFYGKLPFFDWLKEARHYGIEAQATIERLAAINSHTFTTVSDVTARECEVFLGRNPDLVLPNGLNITRFAATHEFQNLHVKYKENIHEFVMGHFFHNYSFDLEKTLYFFTSGRFEFSNKGYDLTLEALARLNWRMREANMDTTVVMFMVTKQPYRSINPEVLHSRALLDEIRDTCENIETQVGERLFHAAASSSQNTLPDLNSFVDDYWRLRLRRTVQSWKTKQLPPFVTHDLVQEDDMTRFIRQSNLVNNEYDRVKIVYHPDFIASTNPLFKLDYSQFVRGCHLGVFPSYYEPWGYTPLECVVRGIPTVTSDQSGFGDFIMQIMRDYENRGIYVVDRRSQNFNQAADQLANILWRFVRMSQRDRIQQRNRVESIAEVFDWTNLRSYYDTAHDLALKRRK from the coding sequence TTGGAATCCGTATTTTCAACGACAAAGCGTAAGCTGCTTATCGAAATTGCCTGGGAGGTATGCAACCAGGTTGGCGGCATTTACACGGTCATCCGATCGAAAGTCCCGGCAATGGTCGAGAAGTGGGACGACAATTACCTGTTGCTGGGCCCTTATTTCCCGGCCAAGGCAGCCGCCGAATTTGAACCCATCACCGAACCCGACGAAACCGAAATAGGGCAGACTGTACGCAAAATGCGCCAGTTGGGCTACGAAGTCGAATATGGCTACTGGCTCATTACGGGCCGCCCCCGCGTGGTGCTCTTTAACCTGCAAAGCGTCACGGATCAGCTCGACGCCATCAAGGCGGGCCTTTGGGAGCGCCATAAACTCCCTACCCTCGGTGTGGAGGATCTGGTCAATCAGACCATTGCCTTTGGCGAAATGGTGCGCGTGTTTCTGACACTGCTGGCCGAGGGGCACGCCAAACGGGTTGATTTCTGCGCCCATTTTCACGAATGGATGGCAAGCACCGGCCTGCCCGACCTCCGGCACGACAATGTGAAGGTGGCCACCGTGTTTACCACCCATGCCACTATGCTGGGGCGGTATCTGGCCCAAAACGTAGAGGGATTCTACGGGAAGCTGCCTTTCTTCGACTGGCTCAAAGAGGCCCGGCACTACGGTATCGAGGCTCAGGCAACCATCGAACGACTGGCGGCTATCAACAGCCACACGTTTACCACCGTCAGCGACGTAACCGCCCGTGAGTGCGAGGTTTTTCTGGGTCGTAACCCCGATCTGGTCCTTCCCAACGGCCTCAACATCACCCGGTTTGCGGCCACGCACGAGTTTCAGAACCTGCACGTGAAGTACAAGGAGAACATCCACGAATTTGTGATGGGCCATTTCTTCCATAACTATTCGTTTGATCTTGAAAAAACGCTGTACTTCTTCACCTCGGGTCGGTTTGAGTTTTCGAACAAAGGCTATGACCTGACGCTCGAAGCCCTCGCCCGGCTCAACTGGCGGATGCGCGAAGCCAACATGGACACCACCGTGGTGATGTTTATGGTGACGAAACAGCCCTACCGGTCCATCAACCCCGAAGTGCTGCACTCGCGCGCCCTGCTCGACGAGATCCGCGACACCTGCGAAAACATCGAAACGCAGGTGGGCGAGCGGCTCTTCCACGCAGCCGCATCGTCGTCGCAGAATACCCTGCCCGACCTCAACAGTTTTGTAGACGATTACTGGCGGCTCCGGCTCCGGCGCACCGTACAAAGCTGGAAAACGAAGCAACTGCCTCCGTTTGTGACGCACGATCTGGTGCAGGAAGACGATATGACGCGGTTTATCCGGCAGTCGAACCTGGTGAACAATGAGTACGACCGGGTGAAAATCGTGTACCACCCCGACTTTATTGCCTCAACCAACCCGCTCTTCAAACTCGATTACAGCCAGTTTGTGCGGGGGTGCCACCTCGGTGTTTTCCCGAGCTACTACGAGCCTTGGGGCTACACACCACTGGAATGCGTAGTGCGTGGAATTCCGACCGTAACGAGCGATCAGTCGGGCTTCGGCGACTTTATCATGCAGATCATGCGCGACTACGAAAACCGGGGCATCTACGTGGTCGACCGGCGGAGTCAGAATTTCAATCAGGCTGCCGACCAACTCGCCAACATCCTTTGGCGCTTTGTCCGGATGAGTCAGCGCGACCGGATTCAGCAGCGCAACCGGGTCGAAAGCATCGCCGAAGTGTTCGACTGGACCAACCTCCGCTCGTACTACGACACGGCCCACGACCTGGCCCTGAAACGCCGAAAGTAG